TGCGATGGTGGCTGAAGACGGCGCAGTGGCCTTGGTCCCGAAGTCCTTGGCTCGTTCAAGGCTGGCCGGTGTGCGGTTCATATCCCTGGCGGGCCAAGATGCGCCCGCACCTGCCATGCTGGTATGGAACCCGGTGCAGGTCGCGCCCACGCTCGCCAAGTTCATCGAGATCGCGACAACCACAATCAATGCCGAGACGCCTGGCCGGCGACGCCTGAAATCACCCCGCAAATAAGGCGGTCTCACGCTTTCCGGCGAGCAGCTAGCGGCGAGCCTTGCTCGACGGGGATTTCGCCAACTGCCGGACCGTCGCCGTCGCGCTGGCGAGGAATTTCTCCAGAGCGATCGGCATCATGCTTGGGTTCCACGCCAGAAGCGCCGGCGCCACTGCGGAGGTACCGGCCAGAGGAATGAAGCGGACACCCCCGATGTTCGTGCGGGACAGCGACTGCGGCACCAGCGCGACGCCGCAACCGTTGGCCACCATGGCCACGACGGTCATCCAGATGCGTGCCTGGTGCACGGTGCGCGGATGGATGCCAGCTTGGCTGAAGATGCCGATCACATGGTCATGGCTGGCCGGCGCACTTTCACGCGAGAACATCACGAACGCCTCGTCCGCCATCTCGCGCAGGTCGACGCTGGCCTTGTCCGCCAGCCGATGGTGCTCCGGCAGGCAGGCCACGAAAACATCGTTGCGCAGTGGGATCGATGCCAGCGGCGCCGGCAGCACCGATGCCTGGATGAACGCCGCGTGGAGCTGGCGGCGCAGCAGCTTCTCGATCTGCTCGGTGGTGTAGAGCTCGTACAGCACCACGTCGACAGCCGGCACGTCGCGCTTGAAGCGCTCCAGGATGGCCGGGGTCTCGCGATAGAGCATGGATCCGGCGATGCCGATGTCCAGCCGCCCATGCACACCGCCGTCGATGGCCCGCACCACGCTGCCGACACGCGCGACGCGTTCGAGGATTTCCTTGGCTTCAACTAGGAAGGCCGCCCCCGCGGGCGTGAGCTGGACCATCTTGCTGTTGCGGATCAGCAACTGTGCGCCGAGCTCTTCTTCCAGCAAGCGGATGGCCGTGCTGAGCGGCGGCTGCGAAATTGCCAGGCGATCTGCAGCACGTCGAAAGTGCAGCTCTTCGGCAAGGACGCAAAAGTAATTGAGGAATTGGAGTTTCATCGCTCTCCGGGAGGTTGAATGGCCTTGGTGCAGTGAAGTCGACGATTCTAAAAAAGCTATCAATGATTCTTCAATAAGAATTGGACGGCTATACATGATTTTCTAAAAATACCTGCATCGCAACCGCCAGACGCAAAGAGCTTCCTCAAGGATCCGTTCGCTGTTTGGCAACGCACCGCCTGTTTCAAAGAGGAGCCCCATGCCCTTTCTCGCCTCGCTGCCCGCCGACGCCGGACCTCCAAGCATCTACACCAGCTACCCCGAGATCTACGGCCCCTGGTCCACCATGAGCGAAGCCTTGATGAACGGCCCCTCGCCGCTGAGCCAGGGCGAACGGGAATTGATCCTGGCTTACGCCTGCGCCGTCGCCGGATGCGAACTGGTGCACGTGGCCCACTCCGAGGTGGCGTATGCCTGGGGCGTTCCGCCGGGCCTGGTCGAACAGCTGCTGGAGGATCCAGAAAAAGCACCGGCGGACGCGGAGCTCAAGGTGCTGCTCGGATTCGTACGCAAGCTCATGACCGCGCCCAACGCCATGAACCAAGCCGACACGGATGCCGTGCTCGAGGCCGGATGGAGCGAACACGCGCTGCACGACGCTGTTGCGGTGACGGCCCGCGGCGCGTTCATGCACCGCTTGATCGCGGCCCACGGCTTCAAGCCGCTGTCACGCGAAGCGGCCGCGAGGAAGGCCCAGAAGCGCAAGGCGCTCGGCTACGTCAATCTCTATCCCGGTTTCGCCTCCGGCTCGGCCGGTACGCCGGCGGACCCAACCTCCTCCAAGCAATCTTCATGATCGACAAGATCGCTGCCTCGCCGGCGGAGGCACTCGCCGGGGTGAAGGACGGCTCGACCGTACTGATCAGCGGCTTCGGCACCGCAGGCATCCCGCATGAACTGATCCTCGGCCTCCTCGAACAGGGCGCCAAAGACCTGACGATCGTCTGCAACAACGCCGGGAACGGCGAATACGGCGTCGCCGCGCTGCTCGGGGCGGGCCGCGTGCGCAAGATCGTCTGCAGCTTCCCGCGCCAGGTCGACAGCCATGTTTTCGACGGCATGTACCGCAGCGGAAAAATCGAACTCGAACTGGTGCCGCAAGGCAATCTCGCAGAACGTATCCGTGCAGCGGGTGCCGGTCTCGGGGGCGTCTTCTGCCCGACAGGCTACGGAACCGAGCTGGCCAAAGGCAAGGAGACACGTGAAATCCATGGTCGGCACTACGTCCTCGAATACCCCATCGTTGCAGACGTGGCGCTCGTCAAGGCCGAAGCCGGCGACCGCTGGGGAAACCTGGTGTACCGCAAGGCCGCGCGAAATTTCGGCCCCGTGATGGCTGCCGCTGCGAAGTTCACGGTCGCGAGCGTCTACGAGGTCCGGGAACTCGGCGAGCTCGACCCCGAGGCCATCGTCACGCCGGGCATTCATGTAAAGCGGCTGGTTCAACTGCCGCGCGCAGCCACGCCGTCGGTCGGTCTCAGAAAGGTTGCGTGAAGATGACCTACCGAGCACGCAGCAGAACGCAGTTGGCGGCACGCCTGGCGCAGGACATTCCCGAAGGTGCCTATGTCAACTTGGGCATCGGCATGCCGACGCTGGTGGCAAACCACATTCCCGCAGGACGCGAGGTCATCCTGCAGAGCGAGAACGGAATTCTGGGCATGGGTCCCGCGCCCGCCGAAGGCCTGGAAGACTACGACCTCGTCAATGCCGGAAAGCAGCCCATCACGCTGTTGCCCGGTGGCGCGTTCTTTCATCAGGCGGACTCGTTCGCCATGATGCGTGGCGGCCACCTGGACATCGCGGTACTTGGCGCCTTCCAGGTCTCGGCCACGGGCGACCTGGCCAACTGGAGCACCGGTGATCCCCACGCCATTCCGTCCGTCGGCGGCGCCATGGATCTGGCCGTCGGCGCCAAGGCGGCCTGGGTGATGATGGATCTGCTGAACAAGAACGGTGCCAGCAAGATCGTCGAGCGATGCACGTATCCGTTGACCGGCGTGGCCTGCATCAAGCGCATCTACACCGACCTCGCCACCCTGGCGTGTTCGCCGCAAGGCCTGCGTCTGATCGACGTCGTCGAAGGCCTCTCGCACAAGGAACTGGAACGTCTGGTCGGCCTGCCCATCGCACAGGCACAGGCACAGGCCACCGCTGCGCTGGGCTGACCTGTTTTTCTGTTGCCAAGAACGATCGCAAGACAAGTGGCCACATGGAGATCGAGATGAAAATTGGAAGAGCCTCCATCCGAGCGGCCCTGGCGCTGGTGGCTGGCGCCTTCATCGGCGCGTCGGCGATGGCACAGGCTTATCCCAGCAAGCCGGTCCGGATCATTGCGTCGACCCCACCAGGGGGCACCATCGACCTCGTCGCCCGGCTGCTCGCGCAACATTTGCCCGCTGCATTGGGGCAGGCGGTGGTGGTCGAGAACAAGCCCGGCGCCGCCGGGAACATCGCTGCAGAGTTCGTCGCCAAGGCACCGGCGGATGGTCATACGCTGCTGGTGACCGCATCGAGCCACGCCACCAACATCAGCTTGTATCCCAGGCTTGCCTACCATCCCGTCAAGGACTTCGCGCCGGTCTCCCAATTGACGAGCAACCCGTTCGTGATCGCGGTGCCCGCTTCGTCTCCGGCCCACACGCTGGGCGAATTCCTGGCGTTGGCACGGGCCAGGAAGTCGGACCTGAGCTATGGCTCCGCGGGGTCGGGCCAAGGCAACCATCTCGGAATGGAACTGCTCAAGACGATGGCGGGATTCGACGCGGTCCATGTGCCCTACAACGGCACCGGCCCGGTGACATTGGCGTTGATGGCGGGACAGATCGATGTAGCGATCCAGTCGCCACCCGGCGTGCTTCCACAGATGAAGACAGGTCGACTCAGGATCCTGGCGACCACTGGCAGGAAGAGATCCCCGCTGATTCCCGAAATACCGACCGTGGCCGAGGCCGGCGTTCCAGGCTACGAGCTTCTCGGCTGGATCGCCCTGCTGGCCCCAGCCGGCACGCCCAAGGATGTTGTCGACCAACTGCAGCGCGAGGCCAGGAAGATTCTCGGCCGCGCCGAGGTCGCGAGCCAGTTGCATGCGGTCTCTTCGGATGTCGTCGCCTCGACGCCGCAGGAGTTTTCGGCCTTCCTCGACGCCGAGATCGCGACCTGGGCGCAGGTCGTCAAGAAGTCCGGTGCGCGCGCCGAATAGCGAGTCGCCCTCTCCCATTCACCAAGGAATCCACAGGCATGGCAGACGAACCCTCTTTCGCCCCGCCCGTCGCTCAGCGGCTCGCCGAATGGGCACTTGCGCTCAAACTGAGCGATGTCAATGCCGATGTGCTGGAGCGAGTGAAGCTGCACATCCTCGATCAGATCGGCGCGCAAGTCAGCTGCTGCGATCTGCCTGCGCCGCGCATCGCGCAGGCCTATGTGAGCCAGTTCGGCCGCAGCGGCCCGGCATCAATCCTCGGCACCGGACTGCAGGCCGACGCGGAGGGCGCCGCGTTCGTCAATGGCACTGCCGGCAGCAGCTTCGAGATCGATGACTACGGCGGCAACGGTGCCTATGCCCATCCGGGCTGCGTCGTGGTGTCGGGCGGGCTGGCCGTGGCCGAGACGCTCGGTGCCAGCGGTGCCGACCTGCTGCGGGCGGCGACCGTCGGATTCGAGACCATCATCCGCCTGGCGCTCGCCACCATGCCCTCGATGCTGCTCGGCCGCGGATTCCATCAGACCGGCGCGCATGGAGTGTTCGGCGTGGCACTGGTTGCGGCCATGCTGGAGCGGTTCGAGCTGGAGCCCACCGTCCATGCCCTGGGCATCGCAGGCAGCCACGCATCGGGCACGACAGAGTACTCGCAGAGCGGCGGCGAGGTGAAGCGCGCGCATGGCGGCATCGGTGCCGCAGGTGGCATCCGGTCCGCGCGGCTCGCCCGATTGGGCCTGAGCGGGCCGCCGACCATCTTCGAAGGCAAGCGTGGCTTCCTTCAGGCCTTCTGCAACGCGCACGATGCGCGCTTCCTGTATGAGCAGTTGGGCTCGCACTGGCATTTTCCGGAGCGCGGCGCGTTGAAGCCGCACGCATCGTGCGCGTTGATTCACCATCACTTCGCGGCCTACGACAAGCTCCGGGCGGCGCACGCGATCGCGCCTGACGACATCGAGGAGGTGGTGCTCGGCTGCGAGCCGCTGACCCTGGTTCACACCGGCGCCACCGGGCCGCGCCCCACCGACATCGTCGGGGCTCAATTCAGCGCCGAGTACGGCATCGCCATGCGCATAGTCAACGGCCGCAACGATGTCGGCGCCTATCTCGACGCCGAAGCCGATGGCTTCCAGAACCCCGCCGTTGCAGCCATTGCCGGGCGGGTCCGCCTGGAAGTCGACCCGGAATGCGCGACGGAGATTCCCCAGGGCAAGGTGACCTTGCGCATGCGCAATGGCGCCGTGCTGAGCGCAAAAGCCTATGCGCTTGGATCGCCATTCAATCCGCTCGGCAGAGACGACATCGAGCAGAAGTACCTCGATCTCGTTGCAAGGAAATCCGGAGACGAAGTCGCCAGGTCGTCGCTCCGAATGATCATGAATCTGGAACAGGTGCGGGACGTCAGGGAACTCACGAGATTGTTCGTACCCGACCCGGGGATTCGCCGCATGGGAGGAACTTGAAATGCTGAACGACAAGGTGGTCCTTGTCACTGGCGCGGCGGGTGGCATCGGCCGCGCAACGGCGGTGGCGGCGGCCCGCGAGGGCGCCCGTGTCGCCGTGGCCGATCTCAACCTCGAAGGCGCCCGGGAAACGGCCCTGCTGATCACGGACGCCGGCGGCTCTGCGATCGCCATGCGCACGGACATCAGCGTGCCGGGCGACGTGCGCGCCATGGTCGGCGCGGTCCTCGACCGCTACGGCCGGCTCGACGGGGCATTCAACAATGCCGCGATCGCGCAATGGCAGTGCGGTGCGGCCTCGGCGAAGATCGGCGATATCGGCGAAGACGCGTTCGCCCGGATCATGCAGGTCAACGTCACCGGCACATGGCTGTGCATGCGCGCCGAACTCGAGCACATGAGCCGCAACGGTGGTGGCGCGATCGTGAATGCATCGTCAATCTCCGGCCTGGTCGGCCGCGCCGGCTCGGGGGCCTACAGCGCGAGCAAGCACGCCATCAATGGCCTGACCAAGACCGCGGCGATCGAATACGCCGCATCGGACATTCGCGTCAATGCGGTGTGCCCCGGCTTCATCGATACCGTGTTCGTCAGTTCGTCGCTCGCCACCCGTGGCGATGCCTTGCTGGCCTCCGTGCCGATGCATCGCCTCGGACAGCCCGAAGAGGTGGCCGAACTGGTGGTCTGGTTGCTGTCGGACCGGGCTCGCTACATCACGGGAAGCCTGCAGGGGGTCGACGGTGGCTTCATGGCAGGCTGAAAGAAGCAGAGGAGCCTTTCATGTCTTTACCTCCCTCCCCTCCACGCCGCGAAATCCACCGGCGCGTCGTCGACATGCAGGCCTACGCCCGCGAGGACGGCCTCTACGACGTCGAAGCCCATCTGATCGATACCAAGCCTTTTCTGTTCGAGAGCCTCGGCAGGCCACTGCCGGTGCCGCCTGGCCAGGCCCTGCATGATCTGTGGGTGCGGCTCACGGTCGACGACGATTTCGTCGTGCGGGACATCTGCGCCGCTTCCGACATCACGCCCTATGACGTGTGCAAGCAGGCCGAGACGACCTTGCGCGTATTAATCGGCGAGCGCATCGCCCGGGGCTGGTCGGCAACCGTCAAGCAGCGCCTGCGCGGCGCCGCCAGCTGCACGCACTTGATGGAAGTGCTGATGCCGTTGGCCACAACCGCGATGCAGGGCATCCGCGGCTTGCGGCCCGCCCATTTGCGCAAGCACGGCGGCGACGGACCTCCGCCGCAACTCGACAGCTGCTATGCCTACGGCCGAAGCCGCGAGATGGTGATGCGGTTCTGGCCCGCC
This is a stretch of genomic DNA from Variovorax paradoxus. It encodes these proteins:
- a CDS encoding LysR family transcriptional regulator — protein: MKLQFLNYFCVLAEELHFRRAADRLAISQPPLSTAIRLLEEELGAQLLIRNSKMVQLTPAGAAFLVEAKEILERVARVGSVVRAIDGGVHGRLDIGIAGSMLYRETPAILERFKRDVPAVDVVLYELYTTEQIEKLLRRQLHAAFIQASVLPAPLASIPLRNDVFVACLPEHHRLADKASVDLREMADEAFVMFSRESAPASHDHVIGIFSQAGIHPRTVHQARIWMTVVAMVANGCGVALVPQSLSRTNIGGVRFIPLAGTSAVAPALLAWNPSMMPIALEKFLASATATVRQLAKSPSSKARR
- a CDS encoding carboxymuconolactone decarboxylase family protein encodes the protein MPFLASLPADAGPPSIYTSYPEIYGPWSTMSEALMNGPSPLSQGERELILAYACAVAGCELVHVAHSEVAYAWGVPPGLVEQLLEDPEKAPADAELKVLLGFVRKLMTAPNAMNQADTDAVLEAGWSEHALHDAVAVTARGAFMHRLIAAHGFKPLSREAAARKAQKRKALGYVNLYPGFASGSAGTPADPTSSKQSS
- a CDS encoding 3-oxoacid CoA-transferase subunit A → MIDKIAASPAEALAGVKDGSTVLISGFGTAGIPHELILGLLEQGAKDLTIVCNNAGNGEYGVAALLGAGRVRKIVCSFPRQVDSHVFDGMYRSGKIELELVPQGNLAERIRAAGAGLGGVFCPTGYGTELAKGKETREIHGRHYVLEYPIVADVALVKAEAGDRWGNLVYRKAARNFGPVMAAAAKFTVASVYEVRELGELDPEAIVTPGIHVKRLVQLPRAATPSVGLRKVA
- a CDS encoding 3-oxoacid CoA-transferase subunit B, encoding MTYRARSRTQLAARLAQDIPEGAYVNLGIGMPTLVANHIPAGREVILQSENGILGMGPAPAEGLEDYDLVNAGKQPITLLPGGAFFHQADSFAMMRGGHLDIAVLGAFQVSATGDLANWSTGDPHAIPSVGGAMDLAVGAKAAWVMMDLLNKNGASKIVERCTYPLTGVACIKRIYTDLATLACSPQGLRLIDVVEGLSHKELERLVGLPIAQAQAQATAALG
- a CDS encoding Bug family tripartite tricarboxylate transporter substrate binding protein, with translation MEIEMKIGRASIRAALALVAGAFIGASAMAQAYPSKPVRIIASTPPGGTIDLVARLLAQHLPAALGQAVVVENKPGAAGNIAAEFVAKAPADGHTLLVTASSHATNISLYPRLAYHPVKDFAPVSQLTSNPFVIAVPASSPAHTLGEFLALARARKSDLSYGSAGSGQGNHLGMELLKTMAGFDAVHVPYNGTGPVTLALMAGQIDVAIQSPPGVLPQMKTGRLRILATTGRKRSPLIPEIPTVAEAGVPGYELLGWIALLAPAGTPKDVVDQLQREARKILGRAEVASQLHAVSSDVVASTPQEFSAFLDAEIATWAQVVKKSGARAE
- a CDS encoding MmgE/PrpD family protein; protein product: MADEPSFAPPVAQRLAEWALALKLSDVNADVLERVKLHILDQIGAQVSCCDLPAPRIAQAYVSQFGRSGPASILGTGLQADAEGAAFVNGTAGSSFEIDDYGGNGAYAHPGCVVVSGGLAVAETLGASGADLLRAATVGFETIIRLALATMPSMLLGRGFHQTGAHGVFGVALVAAMLERFELEPTVHALGIAGSHASGTTEYSQSGGEVKRAHGGIGAAGGIRSARLARLGLSGPPTIFEGKRGFLQAFCNAHDARFLYEQLGSHWHFPERGALKPHASCALIHHHFAAYDKLRAAHAIAPDDIEEVVLGCEPLTLVHTGATGPRPTDIVGAQFSAEYGIAMRIVNGRNDVGAYLDAEADGFQNPAVAAIAGRVRLEVDPECATEIPQGKVTLRMRNGAVLSAKAYALGSPFNPLGRDDIEQKYLDLVARKSGDEVARSSLRMIMNLEQVRDVRELTRLFVPDPGIRRMGGT
- a CDS encoding SDR family NAD(P)-dependent oxidoreductase, translating into MLNDKVVLVTGAAGGIGRATAVAAAREGARVAVADLNLEGARETALLITDAGGSAIAMRTDISVPGDVRAMVGAVLDRYGRLDGAFNNAAIAQWQCGAASAKIGDIGEDAFARIMQVNVTGTWLCMRAELEHMSRNGGGAIVNASSISGLVGRAGSGAYSASKHAINGLTKTAAIEYAASDIRVNAVCPGFIDTVFVSSSLATRGDALLASVPMHRLGQPEEVAELVVWLLSDRARYITGSLQGVDGGFMAG
- a CDS encoding DUF2889 domain-containing protein; the protein is MSLPPSPPRREIHRRVVDMQAYAREDGLYDVEAHLIDTKPFLFESLGRPLPVPPGQALHDLWVRLTVDDDFVVRDICAASDITPYDVCKQAETTLRVLIGERIARGWSATVKQRLRGAASCTHLMEVLMPLATTAMQGIRGLRPAHLRKHGGDGPPPQLDSCYAYGRSREMVMRFWPAYYVAPNLPSDADDAAGTAPRDPAAPA